Genomic segment of Tiliqua scincoides isolate rTilSci1 chromosome 1, rTilSci1.hap2, whole genome shotgun sequence:
AAATTCCATAAAGCTGGGGTTTCCAAACatcggcccaggggccatttgtagccctcaaggacccccagtctccaatgagcctctggcccaccagagactttgTGGAGAACTGCGCTTGTCCCATGTGACTGCACTTAGTGCAAGGAGCCAACTGCTTGACCTTGTGAGCTGTGCaccaagggctccctctgctatttgctgtttcacatcagctaaatattagagatggaacttagatgaatgaaaatggcctttcctttgctgctgcttcaaacagcaaaggaaaggctgttttcattcatataagttccatctctaagattcatttatgtaaatgtatttaaattttaaatgtaaattaattttttttcctggctcctgacacactgtcagagatgATGTTATCCTCCCTGCCATAAAGAATGGAAAAGAAACAGGGTCTACTGTTTTTGAATACATAACACTTAGAACaaatgtttttttctctctcctcccccccccccccccagaaacctTTGCTGGATAGCTGAAGGAAGAGCACCAGCAGCCAGAGATGATCTCCACAAACTAGTAACTATGGTTCATGTTTGAGAACCTGTACAGTTTTCAGAGCAACGTTTTCAAAGGCAATATGCAGACAACAATGatctaataaactttattttttaaaaatgaccatTTTCCATTGTCTTTCCTAGGAAATTAAACCCCTTTAATTCTTAGCTACCCTCTACATAATGCTTATTGAGTACTCCACAATATATTAAGTCTAGATGTTATGGTACATGCATACACTTTCAGGCTGTTGATTACCCACTGTCACCAATACACATAAATGGAAAAAAGCTATGAAACTGTATAGGGCTGTATATACTTTGTCTCATCTTCATTAGAGCAGGAAATTGGAATTTTCAGCAGTTCATAAGAGTAATGTTCAGACTGTTCAATAAAACTGTGAACAGAGTAAAATGCAGGATTGTTTTGAGGAGACTTACAGTGTactttaaaacatagtaaaaccTCCAATTGCAAAAATGTCACCTGGGTACTTTGTTTTATAGTGCATTATCTCCTAAGAAGTGTCATTAAAACACTCATTTCTTAAGGTGATGTAAAGATCACAGGGACAGGGAGGGTAAATGGGGGTATTCTAACTGCAAAGGATACCAGAAAAATTGCTGGATATAATTTAAGATTAGTGTTCTCTTTCATAGAAAGAACGTACATACTGGGACATGAGTACAGTTACAGCAAGTCTAGGTGTGCTAACAAAACAGGACACATTCAAGTACAATAAGATTTGCTTGAAATTAAAAACTACATGAGATTAAAGCGTTAAAATCATCTCAATCTGAATAAATgttaaaaaatcaaaataaatgcaGAAGTGCTAGCTCACATTTTTTTACCATATTACAAAAAGCAATTGGTACCCATGTCCATAAAGGCAGCAACAAAGACTGCTGCTCGTCTACAGAATAGTACTACTGCAAATGGGACTGCGTTCCAATGCTACTTGTAGAAACACCAGCCTTTTGGAAGTTGGTATCTGTACAAAGGATGAAGCTTATTTTCTTCACAACTGTCCCTTCAAAAGTCTTGTTTACACAGTAATGCTGAAACGCCCAGTTCTGTTATCCTGAGTCAACATATTGCCACTTTCTTTTTGGTAGGTTGAGCTCCATTATGTCACCACTTTACACATCCATTTTAAGTCTGTCTCTCTGCAGAAATGGGCAAATAtaacttcctttaaaaaattAGTTATGGTAAATGGCAGGACTTTCTCCAATTCAGTTGTGCTGCAGTGTATTAGATTCTATAGGAGGAGCAGAGTCATATAGTGTATCTGTATCATGTGTAGGTTCTCCAGCTAGTGTGCAGGGATTGGACAGTGTTCCAGCACCACAGTCGCAGAAGAACCTGaaagagagaaatccttgaaacaATTGCTGAAAGGAACTATACTGGAAGTTTTCAGCCAGAAGTTGTTCAACATACCTATCATGTCTAATAAATTCCACATCATGTCCTTGATGGCACTTCTTAATACAGTTAACACATATGGCGTTACGATCTGTGGTGTTACAAGTGTGACATCTAAAACATAAAGTAAACAAGTTAATTGATCCAAGCCAGAACTGAAATACCTCAAATGGAAAATGTTTTAGAACAGTGGTAAAATAGGAATGGGCCATTTTCCCCAAAACATCAGGCTGTAAAAATTTTATTCCATACTCAAATCCACTTACCTATAGAAATCATGCATGGGATAACTGGTATAACTTGATATTTTATATAGACACTGGCCTCTACTAACAGCTTTTTCTATGGCATCTTGATTGTTCATTATTTTGTTATCTGTAATAAAATAGTATTCAGATGTCACAAGTCTGTATCATGCTGGAGCATCACACAGTACAAGAGCCAAGACCTCAATTATCCAACAGCTGAATATGATCTAATTTGAGGTTACATAAGCTTAAACCTCAGAAATTCTGCAATACAAGTTCCCCAATACAGCACTTTTCTATATATTCCCCACCAGTTTTACAGAGAGGCTGACTAAACTTATCATTCCTATACGAAGGCAGCACACAGTAGAATTTGCTAAATTCAAGTATCTGATCAGTGCCTCCATTAGAAAAGTGCCTGTGAACTCAGTGTATGCTGCACCCTGAGCTCTTTCATGAGCTTTGCTAACCTGCCTAATAGGACAAACACCTCCTTTTGGGTGGTTTTTAATAACTATTGGTCATTCCCTTCTGCTAATTTAGGGGAGAAAGCTGTCCTTATTCATCatagcacagcatcttttccagtggctatttgctggtgttcttcccCATTCAAGAGTAGAAGCCCTTTTGGGAAATGTTTTTACATTTTTTACTATGTGTGCTGCTTTGTGATTTTAAAATGACAAACAGTATCGCTGCCCTGTAAGTAAGTAGTAGTATCGAAATATTGCTTTTGAGGTTGAAAGAGTAGCTTGGGACAGTTATCAGTTCATGGCAGATTTGAGAAAAGCCCCAATTTGCAATTCAGACTCTTGGCCAGTATGTTACTGCAGCTCATCTTTTCATTAAAGACTACATTTCCAAAATGACCCCAAAGGATTAATGGAGGAAATGTCAAATATAAGATTCTAAATCTGAGCATATGTAAATAAAGGAGAGTAATCTGTATCTTGGTTCATAATTTCTTGCCGAGGACAGTTCAAGTTGCAGGGAGTCAGATAAAAAGCTATGCAAAAAGAACGTAAGTTTCAGAAAGCTACAACTTGGTAGAAGTCAAAAGTCAACATACCTTTCATTGTCACATTGACACCAGAGGCTAGAAATAAACCTCCAAACCGGTTATTGAAAATCTGATTGCCTTCTAAAGTTGCAGTTGCATGATTTGTTATTTCAATACCTtgtgttaaacacacacacaaaaagagttAGCTTATGGCTTAAGGACAAAACAAAAGtctagaaaaacaaaaacaaaagaactgTATTAGCTACCAGTTCATTTCTCAAATAATTCAAAGAGCCTGCTTCTCATCTTCAAAGCCAAAGCATTTGTTTGGGGTGCCAGTACCTAAGATTGCCTTCTGGTTTTGTCTCCAGAAGTGCTTTGGTCTAAATcaattattttcaacctttttcatctcacggcacactgacacagcacaccatgctgccagtgaggggatcacatctcccattggccctattaataaataacctttcctcaaattcctgtggcacacttgtggaccactcatggcacaccagtgtgccatggcacagtggttgaaaatggctggtctaaatcaagggtctccaaaccctggcccaggggccagatgtcacccatggcgagcctctattcggtctgcagccagcctctgatctgacagcctctggcccagttgaccaaacacaaacagttgtgcttgtggggtagggaAATGGGGGTTCCTTTTAAGTGTATGCTTTGTTTCTTGAGCtgtgttagtgcttggagaaatcctggacatttgagcccatttttcattcatctaagttccatctctaatgtattgatttaagttttagatttaatttttttccccggccctcgacactgccagttatttgatgtggcccttcagccaaaacaTTTAGAGACCCCCTGGTCTAAATAGTTGCTTTCCCCAAATGGTTTTACTATTATTatactattaacagtatttatataacgcttttcaacaaaaagttgcaACCACAAAGCAGTTTCTAGAGAAAATCAAAACTAATGGCTATTATGATGAGTTTATTGGTATACAAATTGTACATTTTTAGTGTGGTACTtataagccatcttgggcatttgctttggcatgggagaTATacaacttttaaataaaataagtgAGGTGGCTGAGGAGTAAGGATAACCTGCCAAAAAAAAGACAAAGCTTGACATTTAGGTGTTCATTGGACAAATACTTAAAACTCAAAACAATATGCCTTCTTGGGACAAATTGTCTTAAAATTGTGTAACCTATGCGTGCCTTTGGACTGGAGGAGAGGAAATCCATTCCAGTCATGCCATAACAGTACCATAAtactaaaaataaattttaaaatactgaaatctGAATCTTTTCAGCTGACACACAACTCACATTCCTAGGCCTATTATCCTAACACTATTCTGAGTTCAAGCTAATATCAGGAATACTAACCTGCAGCAAATCCATCAAATATTCTATTTTTGCGCAACACAGGATGACTGTTTGTGCTGATAAGGACTCCAGCCTGTGCATTCCTGAAGATGTCATTCTCTTCAAGGAGTCCTAACACAGAACCAAGAGCATGTTTCAGGCTGAAATCTGAGTTTTGTTTACaagcacaattaaaaaaaattaagaacatcTTTGGTAGTGGTAGATTGTGATGATTTTAACACAAACACTATAAACCTATCCCAGTTTTAATGCATTTCTTCTACAGCTGAAAATGGCTCAACTCCAAAGGCCATTTTAAACTTGAAAAACACTGACCAATTTGGACAAATGAAAGGTGTTTTATATTCTGTCCTCATCCATGATCTGGGGTTCTCTTACAAGAGGTCACAGTTCAGTTCCAAGAATTAGACCAAGAGGTCACAGTTTAGTTCCAATTCTAAACTTGGAACAGTTTAGCTCTATCTCACGGCCTAAACAGAATTATAGCTTCTATTGGCAGTTTCTCATTGGATCAAATGATGGGCTTGGCTTCTATTTTTGGGAAGTGAGGGGATGAGGTTGGCCAACTGGGAATTAAAGTTTTATTTCTATTAATCTGGTTATTAGTAGttagagaaaaaaattaagattCTACCTCTGCCCCCATTAAATATACAGATGCCGCCATCTCTTCCATCATGGATTTTGTTTCTTCTTAATGTGGGATTGCTATCTGTCTTAATCCATACTCCAGCCATTGCGTTATCAAAAATTTCATTGTCTTCTATAAAACCAAGCCCTTGaaaaaggtaaggggaaaattcaAGAAGATGGTTCTTATGGAAgtacaaaataattattttttaaaaatatgctaaGGACAAACTGACCAGAATTATAAACCAGGATTCCACCATTCTGGCCTCCCCAAATTTTGTTGCGCCTAATTTTGGGGTTGCTTCCAGTTCTGTGTACAAGTaaacaaaaaagaagttatttaaaaGCAACTATTTTACATGGATTAATGAAAATACAGCTAAAGACAGAAAAGCACCATGAGAACTGTATGATCCTGGATAGTTTAGGCCATAAATGGACTCAAAAGCAAGACGAGCTGACATGCTTCTTCCTATATCCCTCCCTCCTTATGTGACAACTCacttgtacaggtgtgccccagtatccacagggattagatttcagatcccccttgcagacACTGGAAATGATACTGCAGGCACCTGTCTCTGCTCACCCCCAGCCCTCCATGCAATTTAAACCTGGCAGTGATTCTTGCTTAAACCAGGTCACCATGAGCTTAGTAGCTCATATTGACCACCAGGTTGCCTCCTGGCATCCTGGTTGCTTCTAAGTAGatagaggttaacaggaagcgtaacttaactgcttcctgttaacctccatctagtttggggttttttttttctttaaaacatcCAGGCTGCCAAGAGGCAGCCTTCTCCTTTAAGGAACTCTTTAGCTGTGGTAAGATCTTGAGCAAGTTAATGGGCTCATGGGGGGTGCAAAGCCCCTACGCCTTCTCCCCTGCAAGCCCATTAGCTTGCTTAAGAACTTTCCTCAGCCAAAAAGTTTTCCTTTCCTTTACCCCAGCCAAAACGCTGAAGGAAAACTTTGACTGGGTATGTTTTATGAAAGTTTATGGgctcaccggggggggggggggctctgcaaCTCCCCCCCCTGCAAGTCCATTAATGTGCTTAAGAACTTAGTCAAAAAGTTCCTTAGCCTTAGCTAAaccaaagtgactttttttgcctaaaaggccattctgaaccccacagaggctgtggtcAGACATTCatggcctctgcagagctcagagaGCCTCTGAAGAGTGCACGGGGGTGGCGTCTCCCTGCATTCATGGATAAATTGAAaatgtggatacaggatccatgaaTATGGGAGGCCCCTTGTATTACCTATACAGCATATTTAGCATGCAGCACTGTTCAATTTTTCACaagctagcagcccaatccaacctaaatccctgtgtggtgatgcagcagtgtcagcatGGCTTCCACTTTATCCTACAGGTGATTTTCGGCTGCTGGAggttacttctgggtaaggggacatttgtcctcttgccttgggataagccccagcagctgcaactggTCAACTcagtccatgttgatctgtactggtggatcaggtctggaaggGTGTTTagatacagtgtgtgccagcaccgCTGATCCTGCTCCAATTTGCCCATCCCATCACTGTCCCTTTTTGCCCTGTCTCACCCCATTCAACTTCCTCCCCCtacactggacttacctgctccggcgGGCCTCCTTAAGACCGCCGGTGACAGTTGGAAGGCTCTCACCTTCCTGCCGGCACACCTGGGCCTTGCacagttgcaaagtgctttatggtgcttttgcaacagtatgtgccagcagaacacacattccaccaatGCAGGCCCTCAATGGAATTGGGCTGAAAATATCCTGCAGGATGGATTGTTCTTATTTTTCAGTGGAGGAAGAAGAATTGAAAGTCAACAGTGACTTCTTCATAAGTACCCACTGAGTTCACAACTGAGAACAGTACTAGAACTGTCTTTCAGGCCAGTGCAAGACTGAATGACACTGGCCCTTCCCTTCCAGCAATGTCATGCCCAGGATAAAAGCCATGACCACATTACAATTCTCCCATTAGATAAGAAATGAAGAAGGCAGACCTGAAGGACATAGAAAAATCATTAAAGGGATAAAGAAAACAGTTTGCTGAATAGGGCAATCGTTTCTTTTGCACAAGCCTTTTAAGCAaagtaattataataataaattttacCTGATTTGAACCCCTGAGTACATGTGGTTATAAATATCATTGTCCTCCAAAACTCCATGCCCGTTGTCATAGAAATAGACTCCAACCTGAAGCATGAAAAAGACTTTTGGTCAGAAGTCTGAGAGCAGTGTCAGTGTCACCTACACAATGGTCAGGAACAACATACCTGTTTACCACTATGTATTCTATTTCTTCTCAGCACTGGAGTGCTGCCTGTTGTTACCCAAACTCCAGCCAAAGTATTGCTGTAAACCTCATTTTCTTCAATTACACCTTGACCTTTTTCATGCTGAAAAACAAGCAAAGGTAAAATATTCTGCTTCATTTCAACTTCTCAAACCATCATTTAGTCATTGAGTAAATTTTTGTGCTCTATCATTTATGATGCTGGTGAGTACATACAGAGTAGTAGTAACTGCTAATTCAAAAGTCTGAAGAACCTGAGTTAGAATTCTATATACCAATTAAATTTATTTTGTCCAGATAAAATGCAATGCCTGGTGTCTGATTTCTGCCAGCTGAAGCTCTTCCCCTCTCCTCAATTTTTGGCCTACTCTTAACCTCAGTTTTTCATTTTGGCAGAGCAGCTGGTTACAATTCAAATCAGATGAAAAATGTTCCAGCAACACAAAATAAGTTTCCAAGTTCAAGTGTTAGAGATGCCAAGTTGCCAACACTTGCAGGTCAGACATGAAAACCTGCCAGATTAATGGCATATTATTGGCTATCCCTTACAATTAGGCACAACATAAAACAAACCATTAATGTTGCCAAGTTCTCACCCACTGAACATCAGAAAGGCTGATCTCATTACACTGAAGGCTATTCTGAAAGCTGTACAAGTCTTCAAAATACATCCCAACTGCTGCTACAACACAGAGAATGAATAGTATATGTCCACATCAAAGTCACATTGAGACACTCACCACATAAATACCACCATGCTGGCCATCATGAATCTTGTTGTGACGTACAATGGGACAGCTGTTAGTTCGAATTTGTATTCCTGCTAATGCATTCCCTGTTTGAAGAGGTAAAGTTTAAGAAGATGTAGTGCAAATACAAAAGAAGTGCTAAGTGCAACAGACTAGATGTATGGTGATTTACCATATATGTCATTTCCTTCAATAAGGCCTCTTCCATCACCAAAAATGTAGACTCCACCTTGGTTCCCATTAAAAATTGCATTGCCCCTAAGGTAAAAAAAACCACAGAAGATGAAGTTGTCATGCACTACATAATCTAAACAAACTAAAATTGAATAACAGCACAGTAAatttggctttttaaaggaataaaaataCTTAAACATTTTTTACTTGACTttctacaaatcgatggtaaagccacacctggagtattgggcCCATTTTGggttgccacacctcaaaaaagatataatggaaatggaaaaggtatagtgaccaaaatgattactgggctgggtaaccttcccttacaaggaaaggctacagcattcaGGGCCCTCaaaaaaaaggcgcctgaggggagatatgattgagacacacaGTTATTCAGGAGATGGCTAGAGGGAtgttctctcacacaacaccagaaccaggggacaactactaaaagtgttgggagagttaggagagacaaaagaaaatatttctttacccagcatgtaattagtctctggtgatggcatctggcctggatgcttttaaaaggggattggacaaatttctggagaaaaagtccatcacaggttacaagcataCCCATACattatgggtatgtgcaacctcctgattttagaagtaggctacctcaaaatgccagaccagatgcaagggagggcaccaagatgcaggtcttcttttgtcttgggtgctccctgaggcagctggtgggccactgtgagatacaggaatctggactagatgggcctttggtctgatccagtggggctcttcttatgttatgttctgtACTCTTTGATCCCAATGGCAAAACAGGGATACTTGCAATATATTCAACACTGAATGTAGAAGAATATTTAATACCACAATTCTTCATTCAAATAATTCAGATGACTTGCATATGGTCCCCAGATGGTCTGAGACCAGGCCAACAAACAAGCCAGTTTAAAACTAGATGATGGAAACAAAGTACAAGTACTATTTTTCAGAGCAGAATACACAGACAGGTGCCATCAGTACTTCCTTTAGTGGACCTTCCCTTTAAGCCAACACAAAGAGAGGTACCTTATTGTTGGGTCACTATTTGAAGTAATCCATACACCTGCAAAATTGTTTGCATAGATCTTATTTTCTATAAAttgtcctcttcctttttcatgaACATAGATTCCTCCGGTTTGACCATGGTGAATTTCACAACGAACTACGGTAGGATTGGCATAAGCTTTCACTTCAAAACCTGCTATTCTATTTCTGTGTATGTTGCAGCTTTCAAAATAACCCTAAAACACAAAGAAGAAGTGGGTTTAAAAACTAGAACAATGGAAATGATAGCAGCTTTGAACTACTTTCTTTCCCCAACTAGGTCCCCATTATTAACGTTTCAGGATACAAAAACAGATACGATTACAAATCACTAACAATATCCACATGCTTTATAgagcaacatttttttaaaagagagacatGTCCAAGTTATGTATGCACAGCTACAGCACCTTCAAGGCCTTAATTAGATCAGAGGTCAGTTGGGCCCAATTCTCTGTCAGTCACAGATAAAGTAAGAAAGTCTCATTGATGCTGGTAGATGCTGGTACCTAGGAATGTGAAATCTTTTTCCAGCCCTAAGTCTGGGAGGCAGATCTTGTTTCAGTAAGCCTTCATGGGAGAACACTGCTATTATCCACAGAGCTTTATATTTACTATCAAAAACAGcattcaaataaaaaataaaagtattcCAGAACAGATTTTCTTTCAAACTAATTTGGATTAAGAATTTGGATTTTCCCCAGTCCTGCCATGAAGTACTGGATTGAAATCAGAATGTGAACAGAAGCATTGCAGATTTCTATTGACCTGAAAGAAGATTTTATTTTGCAGAGAAACACTAGATTAGCATATCCCCCAGATTGTCAGTTTAAAACATAAGAATTTTATATGGATGTTGATGTAAAATCAGGCCGCTACATGCAATCCTGGCTGACATTTCATGCTCCAGTGCCTTTTTTCTGAAGTGAAATGAGCTTTCAGTATAGGACTTCTGTGCTGTAGAAAGCAGCATCAACTACTGCCAAAGGCTTTACAACTGCATTAGCTTAGTAAATTAATGATTCCTGTGGTTGTTGGAGTATAAGAGATATGATTTATGGCAGATCTGTGGCAGCTCATATCAGGCACCTGGCAACAACTGCCAGCGCTTAAAATGCAAGAGCCAACATGGAAATGTTGTTTTAACAGCAAGCTGCTCAATCCTGGCAACGGTGGGATTGTCCCAATATACACTAATGCCAACACTGGGAAAATGCCACTCTGTCGCTAGAGGGTTCCCTGCAACTGTCACAACATGAAGCTGCCACCCAAGAGCAGTAAGctgaaaataaaattttttatCTCTCTGCCACTGGAATTCTGGctacaataacaacaacaaaaaatccttGGAAATGAAGTGCAGGGAGGATCATGGCATTTCCAGTTTCCAGGGGAGGGTCATGGCATTTCACTACTTGTGATTTTTATAAGTGTTT
This window contains:
- the FBXO11 gene encoding F-box only protein 11 isoform X2, yielding MNSVRAANRRPRRVSRPRPVQPPPPPPPPPAQPPQQQQQPPPLQLPPPPPPERNNNNAAAAAAAAAAVAAGERDDDVPADMVAEESGPGAQNSPYQLRRKTLLPKRTACPTKSSMEGASTSATENFGHRAKRARVSGKLQDLSAAPAEQYLQEKLPDEVVLKIFSYLLEQDLCRAACVCKRFSELANDPILWKRLYMEVFEYTRPMMHPEPGKFYQINPEEYEHPNPWKESFQQLYKGAHVKPGFAEHFYSNPARYKGRENTLYYDTIEDALGGVQEAHFDGLIFVHSGIYTDEWIYIESPITMIGAAPGKVADKVIIENTRDSTFVFMEGSEDAYVGYMTIRFNPDDKSAQHHNAHHCLEITVNCSPIIDHCIIRSTCTVGSAVCVSGQGACPTIKHCNISDCENVGLYITDHAQGIYEDNEISNNALAGIWVKNHGNPIIRRNHIHHGRDVGVFTFDHGMGYFESCNIHRNRIAGFEVKAYANPTVVRCEIHHGQTGGIYVHEKGRGQFIENKIYANNFAGVWITSNSDPTIRGNAIFNGNQGGVYIFGDGRGLIEGNDIYGNALAGIQIRTNSCPIVRHNKIHDGQHGGIYVHEKGQGVIEENEVYSNTLAGVWVTTGSTPVLRRNRIHSGKQVGVYFYDNGHGVLEDNDIYNHMYSGVQIRTGSNPKIRRNKIWGGQNGGILVYNSGLGFIEDNEIFDNAMAGVWIKTDSNPTLRRNKIHDGRDGGICIFNGGRGLLEENDIFRNAQAGVLISTNSHPVLRKNRIFDGFAAGIEITNHATATLEGNQIFNNRFGGLFLASGVNVTMKDNKIMNNQDAIEKAVSRGQCLYKISSYTSYPMHDFYRCHTCNTTDRNAICVNCIKKCHQGHDVEFIRHDRFFCDCGAGTLSNPCTLAGEPTHDTDTLYDSAPPIESNTLQHN
- the FBXO11 gene encoding F-box only protein 11 isoform X1, which gives rise to MNSVRAANRRPRRVSRPRPVQPPPPPPPPPAQPPQQQQQPPPLQLPPPPPPERNNNNAAAAAAAAAAVAAGERDDDVPADMVAEESGPGAQNSPYQLRRKTLLPKRTACPTKSSMEGASTSATENFGHRAKRARVSGKLQDLSAAPAEQYLQEKLPDEVVLKIFSYLLEQDLCRAACVCKRFSELANDPILWKRLYMEVFEYTRPMMHPEPGKFYQINPEEYEHPNPWKESFQQLYKGAHVKPGFAEHFYSNPARYKGRENTLYYDTIEDALGGVQEAHFDGLIFVHSGIYTDEWIYIESPITMIGAAPGKVADKVIIENTRDSTFVFMEGSEDAYVGYMTIRFNPDDKSAQHHNAHHCLEITVNCSPIIDHCIIRSTCTVGSAVCVSGQGACPTIKHCNISDCENVGLYITDHAQGIYEDNEISNNALAGIWVKNHGNPIIRRNHIHHGRDVGVFTFDHGMGYFESCNIHRNRIAGFEVKAYANPTVVRCEIHHGQTGGIYVHEKGRGQFIENKIYANNFAGVWITSNSDPTIRGNAIFNGNQGGVYIFGDGRGLIEGNDIYGNALAGIQIRTNSCPIVRHNKIHDGQHGGIYVHEKGQGVIEENEVYSNTLAGVWVTTGSTPVLRRNRIHSGKQVGVYFYDNGHGVLEDNDIYNHMYSGVQIRTGSNPKIRRNKIWGGQNGGILVYNSGLGFIEDNEIFDNAMAGVWIKTDSNPTLRRNKIHDGRDGGICIFNGGRGLLEENDIFRNAQAGVLISTNSHPVLRKNRIFDGFAAGIEITNHATATLEGNQIFNNRFGGLFLASGVNVTMKDNKIMNNQDAIEKAVSRGQCLYKISSYTSYPMHDFYRCHTCNTTDRNAICVNCIKKCHQGHDVEFIRHDRYVEQLLAENFQYSSFQQLFQGFLSFRFFCDCGAGTLSNPCTLAGEPTHDTDTLYDSAPPIESNTLQHN